The nucleotide sequence GCGCCAGCGGAAGGGCCAGCTCGAAGTCCCCGTGGGAGCGTCCGGACCGGGGTGCCCCCGCCACGTAGTCGCACGAGTTGTTCGAACCCGGTCCGCAGAGCTTGGGGTTGCCGGAAAAGGAGGTGGCGTTCAAGTAGGCTAACTCCCCGGAGTTCGGCAGCCAGCCGGAGAGATCGTTAAAGGAGAAATCGGCCGCCGTGAGGCTCCTCATCGCCGCCGCGACCGACCTCGGTATCGACCCGTTCAGTTGGTTGCGCGAAAGATTCAGATAGTTTAGCACCCCGATTCCGGCGATCTCCGGCGGAATGGGGCCGGAGAGGTTGTTCTGGCTGAGGTCGAGGTAGGTGAGCCGGGTGCAGTTTCCGATCTCGGGTGGGATCGAGCCCAATAAGCCATTGCAGCTAAGGTCGAGCTTAATTGCGTGACTCAGGGAGCCGATGGCGCTAGGGATCAGACCGGTCAACTGGTTGCGGCCGAGAAGGAAGGTTTGGATCGAAGATAGACTGCGGATCGAGGAAGGAAGAAGACCGGTGAGCGAATTGTTTGAGAGGTTTAGGTGGACCAGTTGGGTTGGTCTCCGGCTAGTGTTGGAATTCTCCGGCATCGGACTGGAGAGGTGGTTGTCTTGGAGCTCTAATAGGTTGATCTGCGGCAAGTACAGGAATCCTGAAGGAATGCTTCCATTGAGAGAGTTCTGACCGAGCCTCACTCTCGTTAGGCTCAAGCACATGCCCAAGCTCTCGGGGATGGGACCGAAGAAGAAGTTCCTGAAGAGGATGAGAACTTGGAGCCCGTTCGATGGACACAGGTTTGCGGGAATCGTACCGGTAAGTTCATTCGACGAAAGGTCGAGCACGCGGATGTGGCCGCTGCCGCCGAGTTTCTCCGGTACGCCGCCGGTGAAGTTATTCACGAAGAGCTGCAGAGTGTCCAGATTCGGTAGCACGGCGAGGAACGCCGGCAGCGGCCCATGCAGCCGGTTCATGAAGAGGTTCAACAGGCTGAGCTCCGTGAGCGCGGCGAGCTGCTGCGGGAGTTCTCCTGTGAGCTCGTTGTTCGACAGGTCGAGGAAGACCAGCCTCGTGAGGTTGCCGAGCGACGGCGGCACCGGGCCAGACAACCGATTGGTGTGGAGGAAGAGGGTGTCGAGGTTGATCAGATAACCGATCTGGTGGGGGATTCGTCCGCCGAGGCCGCAGCTCGACAGGTCGAGATGGGCGAGATGGATCAACTTGCCGAGCTCGACTGGGATGCCGCCGTCGAACACGTTGTAGTAGCCCAAATAGAGCCGCTGGAGGCTCGTGAGATTGCCCAGTTCGCTGGGAATTCGACCTCTGAGATCATTGCCATCTAGCGAGAGGTACTTCAAACCAGCTAAGCTCCCGTAGCACGCCGGGATGCTGCCATTGAAGTAGTTGCCACCGAGGTCCAAGTACCTGATGCTCCTCAGGTCTGGGACGCCGAGCGGCAACGAGGCTGTGAAGTTGTTGTCGTAGGCGTCGAACACCTGCAAGCTCGGCAGGCTCGAGTAGTTCCAATCCAGCCCGCCGTGGAACTGATTGGAAGAGATGTTGAGGTATCGAAGGCTCGGCAAGTTCGACACTCTGATCTCACCGTGAAGCTGGTTCCCGGCAAGGGAGAGGTTGACGAGGGAGTCAAGGCCAGAGATGTCCATTGCAACAGAGCCGGATATGTTCAGGTTAGAGATGTCGATCCCGACGACGCGATCATGCTCGCACCGAACTCCGAACCAGGAGCAGACAGAGAGCAGATTGGAAGTGTTCCAGCCCACAAGTTGTGAGGTGGAAGAAAGGAAGCCTTCTCTTAGAGAAGCTAATGCCAAGGCATCACCATGAATGGAAGCGCAAGCGCAAGAACCAAGGAGAGCAAGCAAGGTGAGGAGTAGAAGACGAGGGTCCATTTTGTGAGGCTTCAGTCGTGCTCATTGGAGCTGAAAGGAAGGCCAGGCATTCTTAAGTGTCCGCCGAAAGGAGATTGAGAGCATGAACAGATTTGGAGGAGAGACACGAGAGTGAAGGAACAGAGGCATATGGAATCAGTACCTCTGCAAGAGAGCAGTGCTTTCCGATGTGTTGAAGGTGGTGATGAGAGTAGTAACTGTAGAGATACAAAAAGAGTCTTAAAGAGGGAACAAGAGAACAGGTTTAGATCATATCAGCAGATCAAAACAAATACCATCTCAGCTGCAGGGTTGTGTTAAAGGTGTTTGTATGATGCATCATGCATCCTCACCTGCTTCACCACCAGGAATCAAACAGTGAACTGTGACACAAACCTGTAACAGAACCAGGTTTTATTTCATGAAGGGGCTCAGACTGTGGGAAGAGATACTGTTCCTGTGGCATGAAACTTGATGTGGATATCCAGTATCAGCAACAGGCATTTGTCCTCGAATGCTGCTGCACTTGTTGGGCCTCACATCAGAGTCGTACACAAGTGTATCTTGTGATGTCCTTGGTGTTCATGGATCACAAGATCTCACCAGACTTCGAGTGGTCACTGTAAGGGGAATGGCACAGTAAGCATCCTGTGATGGAAGCTCCATCATCGCGTGCAGGTAATCGAGTTTAAATGTTGATGACGATATGAGCATGAAAGATCATGGAAAGGAATCACTAAAGCTTTTGGGtgagtgagtgtgtgtgtgtgtgtgtgcttttTTTGTTCTTTGCCTCATAAAACAGAGTCTCTTTGCTCCCTCCTCTGCCTTCACAGTGAATCCTTTTCCTCCTGCACACTTTTGTGATTCAATTATTCCACAGTGAATCCTTTTGCATCCCATTAATGGCGTTGGAAGTCTCCCTCCATTGCTGGATCGAATGGAATTGTTCACTGAGGGTGAGGGGGAAAGCTACCCTTCTGAGAGGTCACCATCTGAGCCTTTTAACACTGTGTAAGAATCAAATGGCAGGTTGATTGATTGACAGTGGTTCAGCCAACAAAGTTCTTTCTCTAAAAGAGAAGTAGGGAAAGAAAGGCCAGCCTGCATCTATTTCAGAGACAAAGGTTTCTCAGAGAGGAGCTATAGTCAGTGGTAGGGATACTTATCAGAATCAACTCAGATAggtttaataatttttattataaaatatagttatttatgatgttaaaaatatgaatgattttttttataaataataaaaaaaaaagaataaacacttattattattattattgatccgATCGACCGGTCCGATTTCGTCCGAATTCTATTATTATGGTTATAATATCTCAAGTTCTATGTATGAATTT is from Musa acuminata AAA Group cultivar baxijiao chromosome BXJ3-8, Cavendish_Baxijiao_AAA, whole genome shotgun sequence and encodes:
- the LOC103996466 gene encoding leucine-rich repeat receptor-like serine/threonine-protein kinase BAM1 — its product is MDPRLLLLTLLALLGSCACASIHGDALALASLREGFLSSTSQLVGWNTSNLLSVCSWFGVRCEHDRVVGIDISNLNISGSVAMDISGLDSLVNLSLAGNQLHGEIRVSNLPSLRYLNISSNQFHGGLDWNYSSLPSLQVFDAYDNNFTASLPLGVPDLRSIRYLDLGGNYFNGSIPACYGSLAGLKYLSLDGNDLRGRIPSELGNLTSLQRLYLGYYNVFDGGIPVELGKLIHLAHLDLSSCGLGGRIPHQIGYLINLDTLFLHTNRLSGPVPPSLGNLTRLVFLDLSNNELTGELPQQLAALTELSLLNLFMNRLHGPLPAFLAVLPNLDTLQLFVNNFTGGVPEKLGGSGHIRVLDLSSNELTGTIPANLCPSNGLQVLILFRNFFFGPIPESLGMCLSLTRVRLGQNSLNGSIPSGFLYLPQINLLELQDNHLSSPMPENSNTSRRPTQLVHLNLSNNSLTGLLPSSIRSLSSIQTFLLGRNQLTGLIPSAIGSLSHAIKLDLSCNGLLGSIPPEIGNCTRLTYLDLSQNNLSGPIPPEIAGIGVLNYLNLSRNQLNGSIPRSVAAAMRSLTAADFSFNDLSGWLPNSGELAYLNATSFSGNPKLCGPGSNNSCDYVAGAPRSGRSHGDFELALPLALLLSCFALALAAAVRDRSQRGGSDGATWRLAAFHQVDFGVSDVLECMKEGNVVGRGGAGVLYRGRTRANGDIAVKRLVRLGSNGHDRRLDAEIQTLGSIRHRNIVPLLAVCYITGKTNALVYGYMSNCSLGELLHGGGGERFGWRRRYRIVAANIEGHVADLGPAKFLLHGGGSECMSATAGSHGYIAPEYACALKVDEKSDVYSFGVVLLELITGRRPVGGFGDGVDIVQWVKRATSCSGDNVGRIVDLRFCRMPTMGEVTHVFTVAMLCVQENGVERPTMREVVQMLSEGEQRTNLHSPHHHPPLVGEQSSGDRENKCLKPFPDLLA